The genomic region GTCACCTACTACAACAACATCACCGGGGACCTCAGGCGCATCTCCGGCGGGAGCGTCACCTCCTATGGCACCGTCAACGGCGTCATGGGCGGCATGTCCCTGTGGAACGCCAAGCCTTCTTTCACCTCGGAGTTCCGGGGGATCGGGTTCCTCACCCCGAGCCAGGCGCTGACCAATACCGACTACGTATTCAGTGCTCCGCTCATCTCGAAAGACCTGTCAGGCCAGGCGATGACCGCCGACGGCGGCGCCTACTACGGGCAGCTGGTCGCAGGGGTCAGCACAGTAGGGGGCAACCCCGACAGTCCAGGCATCATCGGCGCAGCCAACGCCCTCTACATAGACCCGGCCGGCAAAGCCGGGGTACTGCAGGGGAAATTCTCCGGCTTCCTCGACCCCTCCAACAACATCTGGCAAAACGAAGGCGATTTCTTCCCGGTAGAGCTCGACGCGGCCCCGTCGGTGACCGCGACCACGCTGAACAACGGCGGCGTCATCACGGGTACGACCACGTTTGTCGTCGGCGCCTCCACCTTTACCGGCAACGGGGTGACTCTAGGCGGAGGGGACGCCGATGGCTTTACCCGCAGTTTCCTAACGAACACGCCCCAGTGGGGCATCGGGAATTTCGGGTTTTACGCCCCCGTCAGCTCGGGACCTGCCGCCAACACCCCCTGGAGCATCGATTTCGTTCTTCCCGATTCAAACCTGACCACGGTGGGAACAATGTCGGGGCAGATGTGGGACCCCGGGAGAGGACAGATGGCCGCGGGCGTCCGGGCGGGATGGTATGATATGGTAAATGTAGACGCCACTGCGACGCCCAAAACCGGCATCTTCATCGGCGAGACGGTGGGAACCTTCAACCCGGTGTCGCTGCAGTCCATTACCTCCGGCATGTGGCTGGAGACCAACAAGTTCCTCTCGATGGTTGCGAGCGATCCGGGCGCATTGAACAAGCTGAAGATACCTGCCGTCGAAGTAGGGAAGGCCGATTTCTCCGGCGGCAACGGCGAGTACAACGTAACGATCCAGAACCTGCGCTTCTTCGCGCCGGTCGCCACCGGCCGCCCCGAGATCTTCGCCACCGACAGCATCTCGGGTAGCTACGTGACTGTACCCACCCTGGGCTCCGCCGCGACGCTGAACCAGGTGGTCGGCTCGGGCGTCAACGTCTCCGGGTTCTCCCCCACCTTCACCGTCAAGCAGTGGGATACGACCAACAACAAGTGGTCCGCGAGCCTCCAGTTCAACGGCAACAGCGGCGCGGTCGGCACGTATGGCAACGTCCAGTTCACCGGGGTCGCCGCCGGCCGCAGTAACCCCGGCGCCTCCACCTTCACGGGCACTGCAGCGGGTGTTGTCAAGTAAAAGGGAAGGGCTGGAGGGATCATCATGCCGACGATCACAACCCGGAAAATGTTCACCTTGCTGCATGTGTCCCTGTTTCTCATTGTCTCCGCCGCCACGATCTTCACGGTCAACCACCAGCAGCGCGCCCAGGCGCTGGTGGTGGCGCAGGAGAAGGCGAGGCTGATACTGGACCACAACCTTGCCATTCACAGCTACTTCTCCAACCAGCTGAAACCGCAGCTTTTTCAGCTGACGGACCTGTATCGCCCGAAGGAATACTTCAATCCGGTATGGATGTCTTCCACCTATGCGGTGCGCGAGATCGACCTCTACAACAAGGCCTTCTCCAACAGCGACTTCTACTACAAGGAGTGCGCGATCAACGCCCGCAGCCCCCGCAACGAGGCGGACCCGGTGGAACGCGCTTTCCTGGAGGAGACCAGGAAGGATCCCCGCCTCGCCGTCAAGTCCTTCATCCGCGAGATCGAGGGCAAGCCCTACTTCGTGGTGATGCGCCGCGGCGAGAGCATGGAGAAGAGCTGCCTTAGGTGCCACAGCACACCTGGCGCGGCGCCTGCCGACATGGTGGCGAGATATGGCCCCGAGCGCAGTTTCAGCCGCGAGGACCGGGAGCTCGTCTCCGCCATATCGATCCGCATCCCGCTGCACGAGGCTTATGTCAACGCCAACAAGCTCTCCTTCGAGCTCTGCTTCCTGCTGCTGGCCATCCTCGGGGTGTCGTCGGGAGCGCAGTTCCTGGTCATGAACCGGATGCTTTTGAACCCGCTCGCCGTCCTGCGCGACAGGACCGACGCGATCCTGCGCGATGAAAACAGGCTGGGGCAGGATATACCGGAGTTGTCCAGGGCGGAGGAACTAAAGGAGCTGACCGTAACCTTCAACCAGCTCTCCCGCCATTTGCGCAAGGAGAAGGACGGGTTGTTGGAGCAGGTGAAGGAGAGGACTGCCGCGCTGGAGTCGGCGAACCAGGCGCTGGAGGAAGACGTAAGGGAGAGGGAGCAGATACAGCAGGAACTGGCGGCGAAGGTGGCGCAGCTTCAAGAGGCGCTGGCCAAGGTGCGGACCCTGGAAGGCATCCTCCCCATCTGTTCCTACTGCAAGAAGATCCGCACCGACGAGGAGAGCTGGCAGCAGTTGGAGCAGTACATAAGCGAGCATTCGGATGCCCACTTCAGCCACGGCATCTGCCCCTCCTGCTTCGATCAGCTGCAGGAGTCGTACAAGAAACGGGGCGCGCGGGACCCGGAGGAATAACTATTCCTCCTGCAGATAGGTGCGTCCCCACTCGCACATGAGGTCGAGGATGGGGAAGATGGTCTTTCCTTTCTCGGTGAGCGAGTATTCCACCTTGGGCGGCACCTGTGCGTAGACCTTGCGGTGCACCAGCCCGTCCACTTCCAGCTCCCGCAGCTGCTGGGTCAGCATCTTGCGGGTGGTGTCGGAGAACTGGCGCTGCAGATCCGAAAAGCGCATGGTCTCCTGGGCCAGGTGCCAGAGAATGGACGCCTTCCACTTCCCCCCCACCAGCGCCAGCGTCACGTCGATGCCGCACTTGTACTCCTTGTCCCTGAAAACCATCTGTGCCGCCGCCTGCCCGTTTCCCATCTCTGCTCCAAAGCCTCCACGGTTACCGAAAGGGTACCGAGTGTCGAAAAAGGTACTACGTTTCAAATAAGTTCGTTATTGACCATTTGACGCGAATGGTCCTATATAGCCCATCTCACTCTGAAAGAAAAGCCTGGAATACAACACCAATCGGAGGAACACAACATGAAGATGGTGGCATTCAACGGAAGCCCCAACCGGGAAGGGAACACCTATCACGCCATCAAGCTCGTCGCCGCCGAGCTGGAGAAGGAAGGGATAGAGACCGAGATCATCCACGTGGGCAACAAGACCATCCGCGGCTGCATCGCCTGCATGCAGTGCGCGAAAAACCAGGACGAGCAGTGCGCGCTGAAGGACGACGAGGTTAACGAGTGGGTGCAGAAGATGAAGGGCGCCGACGCCATCCTCCTCGGCTCCCCGGTGCACTACTCCGGTATTGGCGGGACCATGAAGTCGTTCCTTGACCGCGCCTTCTTCGTCGGCGGCGTCAACGGCAGCTTGTTCCGGCACAAGGTAGGCGCCTGCGTCGTGGCGGTGCGTCGCTCCGGCGGCGTGACCACCTTCGACCAGTTGAACCACTTCATCAACTACTCCGAGATGCTTGTGGCGACCTCCAACTACTGGAACGTGATCCACGGCAGGGTCCCCGGCGAAGCGCTCAAGGACGAGGAAGGGGTGCAGATCATGAGCGTCCTGGGCAAGAACATGGCGTGGCTGATGAAGCTGGTGCAGCACGGCAAAGGGGCGGTGCCGGCGCCTGAGAAAGAAGCGAAGGTAATGACCAACTTCGTCCGGTAATCATAGAAACCGACGCAAAGGCATAGCACGCGGATGACGCGGATAAAATCCGATTATCGCGGATAAATCTAAAACCGTGGATTGATCTGCCTTTATCGGCGTCATCCGCCAAATCCGTGTGCGATGCCGTCAAAGGAGTCCATATGCTGGAATTCAAGGTCGACCGGGAGAAATGCAACCATTGCGGCAAGTGTGTCGCCGACTGTATCCCCAGGGTCATAGCCATGGAGCAGGGCTATCCCGCCATGGCCGCGGAAAAAGAACCGTACTGCTATCGCTGCCAGCACTGCTTCACCATCTGCCCCACCGGGGCGGTTTCCATACTCGGGAGAAGGGCGGAAGACAGCCGGCTGCTCGAGGGGAACCTGCCCGACCCGGAGCAGGTCGAGACCCTGATCAAGGGGCGCCGGTCGGTGCGGCAGTACCTGGACCAGAACCTGGAGCCGCAACTGCTGCAGCGACTTCTGGAGGTCGCCTGGCATGCCCCGACCGGGGTCAATTCGCGCCAGGTCCGCTTCACCGTCATAGACGACAAGCAAAAGCTGGCGGGGTTTCGCGCCGAGGTCATGGCGGGTCTGGGGCGCCTGGTAAGGGAGAACGCACTTCCCGAGGCGTACGCCTTCTTCGCCGACTTCGTGCGCATGTGGGAGGAAGACGGGATTGACGTCCTCTTCCGCGGGGCTCCTCACCTCGTGGTAGCGTCCGTGCCGCAGACGGTCGCGTCCCCGATGCCCGACTGCATCATCGCCCTGTCCTACTTCGAGCTCTTCGCCCAGTCCAACGGCGTCGGCACCGTGTGGGACGGCCTGGCGAGGATCGCCATCAATGACCTTGTCCCCGAGAGCCGGGTGCGGCTCGGCATCCCCGAGGACCACCTCGTGGGTTGCGCCATGGCATTCGGCAGGCCAGCCGTAAGCTACAAGAGGACCGTCCAGCACACCCCGGCATTGATCCACCGCCCGCTCTGACAAACGCATCGCACGCGGATGACGCGGATAAAAACCGATTACCGCGGATAAATCGAAACCCGGGGTTAATCCGCTTCTATCCGCGTCATCCGCAAAATCCGTGTGCGGTGCCGTACCCCTGTTTTTTTAACCTCATCAAACAAATCCCCCCACATTTATTGTTTAAGTAAAACTAAATGGTCGCCGAATAAACTCAGTATCCTCAGTCGCGGTAACGCTTCTGTCTATGGGATACAATACAATTTCGGTATGGAGGGAAGGCATGTTCAAAGGTCTGAAGCCCGCAGCGCTGGTCTTGTCCGTAGCAATCGTTTTGAGTGCGAACATCTTGTCTGCTGGTGAAAAAGAAGAATCGGTCGCGACTGCAATGGCGGAATATCTTCTCTCGGCCCGCGCCGTCCTGGCCCAGAACCAGAAACTAATCAATGACCCCGCTAAAGGTGACAAGGGGTTCACTCCTGCTGTCTATGAACAGCAGGTAAGGATGGAATTCCTCTCCAGGACTTCCGCGGACATCACCAAGATGGGGGACGACGACTTCGGCAAGGCCCTCTCGGATATCCACCAATCGGCGAAGCTGGTGGTTGCGGAAGCGCAGCCGGTGATTAACCAGCAGGGGAAGGGATTCAAGGGGTACAATCCCGCCGCGTTCGGCGCGAAAGTGGGCGCAACCCTGGAAAAACGCTCACAGTTGAGGATCAAGCAGACCAGCCTGCAATTCCGCGCCGACCACAACAAGCCGGACGAGTACGAGACGGCCGTCTTGAAGAAGTTCGCCCTGGGCAAAGGAGAGCAGGTCCATGTTGAAGAAACGGAACTGAACGGCCAAAAGGTGCTGAGATACCTGGTGCCGCTTTACGTCGGGAAGTCATGCCTTACCTGCCACGGTGACCCCGCCGGGAGCGTCGACGTCTCCGGGTACAAAAGGGAAGGCTACAAGGAAGGTGAGCTGCGCGGTGCCATCAGCGTAGCCGTGCCGGTAATGTAGAGCCAGGCAAAGGCATCGCACGCGGATGACGCGGATAAAAACCGATTACCGAGGATAAATCCAAAACTCGGATTGATCCGCCTCTATCCGCGTCATCCGCAAAATCCGTGTGCGATGCCGTGTTGTTCAGCCAGAGCCAACTCCTTCAGCCCTTTCAGATCCAGCTTCCCGGTGCAGAGCATCGGGAGGTTTTCCACTTCGAGATAGCAATCGCGCGCGGGCTTCCAGAGGTTCGGAAGCGCGCTCTCCGCCAGATGCCGCTGCAGGGCCCCGGCATCGGTCGCCCCCCTGGTGTAAACCACAACCAGCTTTTCCCCCTTCTTCTCGTCGGGCACTGCCGTCACCGCCAGCACGCCCGTTTGCCCCAGGCGCGCGTGCAGTTCGTCCTCCAGCGCGCCGTGCGGCACCATCTCACCGCCGATCTTGCTGAACCGCGAAAGCCTGTCCGTGATCCTGATGAAACCGTCCTCGTCCATGACGCCTATGTCGCCGGTCAGGTACCAGCCGTCCCGCAGTACCTCCTCGCTCTTGTCGGCGCGCCCCAGGTAGCCGGACATCACGTTCGGCCCCTTGACCAGGATCATCCCTGCCTCTCCCGGCGCAAGGACGGCCCCGCTCTCGGGATCGACCACCTTGATCGCGACCCCCGGAATCGGGTGCCCCACGCTTCCCTCCTTGGAGCCCTGCTGCCTGACCCCGTCGATCTCCACGTCGGGGAGGCTCAGGGTGATCACCGGCGAGAGCTCGGTTGCCCCGTATCCCTCCATCGGACGCACGCCGAACTTCTCCTCGAATAGGTCGGCGACCTTCGCTTTCAGCTTCTCGGCCCCTGTGATCACCAGCCGCAGGGTGGCGAAATCCTCCCGGTTTGCCCGGCGCAGGTAGGCGAGGAGGAAAGTGGGGGTGGCGAGGAGCAGTGTCGATTTGTGCTCGCGCACGACCGCGGCGATCTTCTCCCCTTCCATCGGGTTCGGGTGGTAGGCGGCGGAAAAGCCTGACACCAGAGGGAACCATAGCGTCCCGGTGAACCCGAGCGAATGGAAGAAGGGGAGGGCGGAGCAGATGTTGTCGTTCAGGTCGACCCGGAACACCATCCGCAGCGCCTCGATGTTTGACATGATGTTGTGGTGGCTGAGCATGACCCCCTTCGGTTCGCCGGTGCTGCCGGACGAGAAGATGACGGTCGCGGTCCGGTCCGGGTGAAAGCCTGCGCTGCGGCAGATGAATCGCACCGGGAAAAGGCGCGCCTTCACCAATGCCGCCAGCTTGTCGAAGCGGGAGAGGGCGGGGACCAGTTCCTCCAGGAAGATCATCCCGGAGAGCCGCGGCAGGTTCGGGAGCTTCTCCAGGAACGCGTGCGAGGTTATCACGGTGTTGATGCCGCACTGGTCGATGGCGGAGCGAAAGGAGGCTTCCGACGCGGTGTAGTTGAGGTTCACCGGGACCTTCCCCAAGAGGGAGATCGCCAGGTTGGCCATCACCCCTCCCGCCGAAGGGGGAAGGAGAATCCCGACATGCTCGGCTTCGCCAATCTCCTGCTTCAGTTTCCCCGCCAGCGCCACGGCCCCGGTAAGGGTCCGGCCATAGGAAAGGGTCTTTCCGGAGCTGTCCGCGGCGGCCTTGCGCTGCCACTGCTGCCGCGCCGTGCGCACGAAGTATTCCGGCAAGGGGCGGCGCTCTCCTTTCTTCGATTCGAAATAGTCGCAGGAGAGTTCCGCGACCTTTTGACGCACCTCGACCGCGCGGCTTGCTGCCGGCATCGGCGCGCCGAAGAGGATGGTGACCGGGTAGGGGGCAAAGGCCGGAAGCCTGGAGAGAAGCCGGCCGTGCGCGTAGGAGAGGATGCTCCCCCAGGCGCCGCCGATGTAGACGGGGACGATGGGGTAGGCGCTGTTTTTGACGATGCGCTCGAAGCCGCCGCGGAACTCGCCCAGCATCCCGTTGCGGGTGAGCGCCCCTTCGGCGAAGATGCAGACCATGTACCCCTGGTCAAGCGCGGCGCGGGCGCTCTTGATGAATTGCAGCATCTCCTTCTTGCCGTCGGTGGAGGAGACTGGGATCACCCCCATGAGCCGGAACAGGGCGTTGAGGATGGGGGTGTTGTAGATGCTCCGTTCCATGACGAAGCGGATGCGGCGCTGGTTGGTTGCAGTCAGAAGGAGCGCGTCGGCCCAGGTCACGTGGTTGGGGATGAGGAGCGCCGGCCCTTCCACGGGGAGGTTGTCTTTCCCGATGATCCTGATGCGGTAAAAGACGCGCATGGTCAAAAGCGCGAGGAAGCGCAGCAGGAAGTCCGGGAGTGCCCAGAAGGAAAGAGCCGTAAGGATCAGGGTCATGGCGCCGACGACGCTGAACCCCTGCGCCGCGGAAAGTCCCAGCGGGCCGCTGAAGAGCCAGGTGAGCCCGGAAGCCGCGAGGATCCCCACCCAGTTGATGAAGCTTGAGGCCGCCAGCACTTCGCCCCGTTTCGAGTCGTCCGCCCGAAGCTGGATGAAGGTCTGCAGCGGCAGGCTGAACACCCCGGCCGAGACGCCGAAGCCGACGATGATGACAAGGCTTGCTGCGAGGTTACCGGGGACGGCGTGCAGCAGGACCGGCGCCAAGGTGAGGCCGGTTGCCCCGAGCGGCACGATGCCGAACTCCACGTCCCTCCCCGAGAGCTTCGCGGCAAGAAGCGACCCGATGCCGATGCCGAAGGCCGCCGCGAGGAACAGGTAGCCGCTTTGCGCCTCGCTGAGCCCGAGTTCCTCAATGCCGTAGCCGATCAGGTTCAACTGGGCGAATGCGCCGATAAACATGAACCAGGCGAGCCCGATGACCGCCAGCATGAGGTGGCGGTCCCGGCGCATTTCGTTCACCGTCTTGAGAATCCGGGTCGGGAGGAGGGCGACCGGGCGGGAGGCGTTACATTGGGTAGTGTTCCCCATCAACCGTGCCGAGCCGAGCCCGGTGAGCGCCACGGCGAGGCAGGCGCAGGCCGAAAGCCAATAGCGCCCACCTGCCGCCTGGGAGAGCGCCGAGGCGATGGCAGTGCCGACGATGATGGCCAGGAAGGTAAAGGATTCGATCAGCCCGTTGGCGCGCGACAGCCCTTCCTTGGGGACCAGTTCCGGTATTACCCCGTATTTTGCCGGCGCGAAGAGTGCGCTGTGGCATCCCATCAGGAAAACGACCAGGTATAGGGCTGGCTCAAAGCGCAGGGCGAAGGAGATTACCGCCAGAAGCGTCGTCGCCACCTCGAACAGTTTCACCCAGACGATCAGCCGCGACTTCGCCAGCCTGTCCGCGAGGCTCCCGGCGGGCGCCGACAGGAGCAGGAAGGGGAGTACGAAGGCGGCGCCCACGCCGGCCGTGACCGCACCCGCTTCGGCCGCGCCAAGGCGCCCGATCAGAAAGAAGATGATCAAAAGCTTCAGTATGTTGTCATTCAAGGCACCGAGGAACTGTGTCGCGTTGAGCCAGGCGAGCGGGTTGGAGCTTTGTCTATACGTTGTCATTTCATACCTCATGGTGATTTCAATGCCATAACCGGATATCAAAGGCTTTTGCTATTGTGTTGACAGGAAATACAGGACCCGCGGTACGTTTGCCCACGAAACATTGCAGGACGGCAAACGTTCCCCCCTTTGCGAAGGGGGGACAGGGGGGATTTGCCTCTCAGGCCTTCCCTATTACAGGGACTATGCCAATCGCTCTTTTCATTCACTTAGCCATGTAACCGCTTGATCCAAAGCCATAAGTGTATTTGTCTGCCAGGTGAAGGCAAAAACCCAATTGACATTCAATGTACGCACCCAGTACATTCGATGCATGAAATCATCAAGAGCTACAGACAGCGAGTGGGAATTCCTGGAGACAGTTGCGCGCGCCGCGTTTGCCAATCCGTTCGGTGAAACGAGAGACGATCTCGATATAGCCATAAGCGGGGCCGCACCTGGTTCATCGGCCGACGAGATCCTGCGTGCGGTAGTGACCCGAATCGACACACAGCTGCAGAGCCTGAGCGACAGGGGAGTGGCCGACCTGCGCAGTCTGGACGGACACCGGCGCGAGGTCATGCGCAGGGTCTGTCTTTTTCACGTCTTCCACCGCTACCTGGACCATTTCGACGAGCTGATAAAGACCCAGCTGAAGGAGGGGGACAAGCAGTGCCGCGTCCCCTTCGCCCGGCACGTGCTGGGGGAGCTGACCGGTTTCGGCATAAGCGACCAGGACGCGGTGCGCGTCCTCGCCGTCTTCTACCAGCTGCGCCGCGCCTTCTACTTCATCAAGAATGGGCTGGTGGGGAGCTCCCCCTCAATGAAGACCCTGCGCCGGCACCTCTGGGACTGCGTTTTCACCCACGATATGAGGTGGTTCGAGGCGGGCCTTTGGGACAAGATGGAGGAATTCTCCATACTTCTGTTGGGGGAAACCGGCACCGGCAAGGGGGCCGCGGCCGCCGCCATCGGGCGCTCCGGGTTCATTCCCTTCGACGTCGCAAAAAACGCCTTTGCCGAGAGCTTCACCCGCAACTTCGTCTCCATCAACCTGTCGCAGTATTCCGAAGGGGTGCTGGAAAGCGAACTCTTCGGGCACAAGAAAGGCGCCTTCACCGGCGCCGTCGACAACCACGAAGGGCTCTTCAGCCGCTGCGCCCCGCACGGCGTCATCTTCCTGGACGAGATAGGCGACGTCAGCATCCCTGTGCAGATAAAACTGCTCCGGGTGCTGCAGGAGAGGATCTTCTTCCCGGTGGGGAGTCACGAGGCCAGACGCTTCAGCGGGCGCATCGTCGCTGCGACCAACCGTCCGCTGGACGAGATGCTGGAAAGCGGTAAGTTTCGCGACGACCTCTACTACCGCCTCTGTTCCGACGTCATCACGCTTCCTCCCCTCAGGGTGCGCCTTAAAGAGGAGCCGCAGGAGTTGGACAACCTGCTTGGCGTTCTCCTCGCCCGTCTTGCCGGCGAGATGCCGGGGCGCGAGAAGCAGTTGGTGAAAAGGATCCTGAAGCGCGACCTCGGGCCGGATTACGCATGGCCGGGGAACGTGCGGGAGCTGGAACAGGCGATAAAGAGGATCATCCTCACCGGACGCTACCAGGGGGTGAAACGGGAAGTCCCGAAGCAGGACGCCGCGGCCCGGCTTTCCCGGGAGATGGCGGAAGGTTCGATGAATGCCGAGGAACTGCTTGCAGCCTACTGCGCGTCCCTTTATCAAAGCTTCGGCACCTACGAGGAAGTAGCCCGCAGGACCCGGCTCGACCGGCGCACCGTCAAGAAGTACGTGGAGATGGGTAGAAACAGGGAATGAACTACAAGTGAATCCCATTGACATAGAGCGCGCCATAGGCAATAACAAGCAATTATTTGCTTTGATCAAGCAGTCCAGTCTGTCTGTCGGATGTATCTTGCTGTCCCGCTCATTGACTCACCAGGCAGGCGGGATAATATTTGGTGGGCTTCGGGGAGTGCCTCAAGCCTGCTAAAACAACAAAGGAGGATGTATGTTCAAAAAAGTTGCTATTGCTGCAGTACTGTCGCTGATGGTTTCCGGTGTTGCCCATGCAGGGCTTGACGCTCTCAAGGGCTTGGGGAAGGAAGCAGGTAAGAGCGTTGCTGCCAGCGCCAAGGAAGGGGCGCTCAGCGCCGTGACCAAGAAGCTCAAGAAGGTGCAGAACGAGAAGGGGCCGATCAAGTTCAAGACCGGCAAAGCCGAGATCGATCCTTCCTGCGACAAGACCATGACCGCCATCGCGGCAATCATGACCGACTACCCCGGCTTCCACGTCCAGGTTGACGGCCACACCGACAACGTCGGCAAGCCCGAGGCCAACCAGAAGCTTTCCCAGGACCGTGCCGATGCCGTGGTGAAATACCTGGTGGACAAGAAGGGGGTCGATGCCAAGCGCCTTTCCGCCAAAGGTTTCGGCGACAGCCAGCCTATTGCCAACAACAAGACCAAGGCCGGCCAGGCGAAGAACCGCCGCGTCGATTTCACCGTCACCAAGATGTAGCCAATCAAAGGGGAGCCGTCCGGCTCCCCTTTTTCTCTATCGTCATAATCTCAAAGCTGCACAGATGAATGTCGCCCTCCCCCCCGCCCCTCTCCCAGAGGGCGAGGGGAGAAAGACTAAACCGACGTGCCGTCCATACCCTCTCCCTTTGGGAGAGGGTGCCCGAAGGGCGGGCCTGCGCGCCGTAGCGCTTCGGTCCGCGAAGGCGGGTGAGGGAAGATATGGAGTTTCCCATGATCTATGCCATTGCCATTTTCCTCCTGGTTGTATGTTTTCTGGTGTACCGTGACATGGAGTTCCGTAAAGAGCTACGCAACCGAAAACCCAGCCGCTCCTTCCGTGTTTGTGAGCCCGGACAGGATCCTTTCGAGGGGCGCATCGAATTCCACATTAGGCCGGAGGATTAAGCATGGCGGCAGAGATCACGCGCTGCACTGACCAAGTACTCGTCAGGTTGGTTTTGCTATCAGCAATATTGGCAACGGCTGGTTGTTCATGGCCCAGTATGGAAATTGGCGGCGAAAAGTATCTCCTTTCGCCAACCCCGACCAAGCATACGACAAAGAGTGAGTCAGCACCTGGAAGTATCCAGGAGTTGAAATAAGGAAAGCAGGATCGGTTATGGATATTGATCTATTTCTCGAACGAATTGGGGTTCAGTCACTTCCAGATTCACCCTTGAAGCGCCTTCAGACCCTGCACAGGGCGATGACCAAAACGGTGCCCTTCGAAAACGTGGCCGTTCTGGAAGGTAAGAACATCAGCCTCGAACCAAGCGACATTTTCGCAAAAGTGGTCGGAGAGGGAAGGGGTGGCTATTGCTTCGAGTTGAACGGCCTTCTTGCCCATCTGCTTGAGCGCCTTGGCTACAAGCTAGAGCGCCTGCTTGGCAGGGTCTGGGCGAACGGCGCACCGGCGCCTTCGCTGACCCATATGACGCTGCGTGTTTTCGTGGAAGACCGTCCCTACCTTTGCGATGTCGGCTTCGGGGGAGGGACGTTGAGGGAGCCGTTGCCCTGGTCTCCCGGTGAGGCCGCGGTACAAGGCCCTGACACGTTCCGGCTTGATGCGACCGACAACGGGGAAACCATGCTGTCGCGGCTTGCGGATGGGGAATGGAAGAACCTGTACAGCCTGCTCCCCTGCCCGGTGCGTCCCCAGGACTACATCCCCGGCAATCATTACACGTCGACCCACCCCAACTCGTATTTCACCCAAAGCCTGGTCGCCGCGCTGACCACGGATAGCGGGCGCAAAACGCTCCGCGATCGCCTCTTTCGCACGGTGGGCGCTGACGGAGAGACCGAAAGGGAATTGACGACCTTCGATGAAGTGGTTCAGGTTCTCGACCAGGAGTTCGGCCTGAAGAGTCTCGATCTTGCCTCTCTGAAGAGCCGGCTTTCGCACCTCTTTGATTGAGAAAAGGGAACGACCCCCCAAAGGAGAGTAACCGTGTCTTTGCGCAGCCTTCGCATCCTCACCGCCATTGCCGGCAAAGGAACCTTCGCAGCCGCAGCCGACCAGCTGGGGCTGACCCAGTCGGCCGTAAGCCTGCAGGTCAAGAAGTTGGAGG from Citrifermentans bremense harbors:
- a CDS encoding flavodoxin family protein, producing MKMVAFNGSPNREGNTYHAIKLVAAELEKEGIETEIIHVGNKTIRGCIACMQCAKNQDEQCALKDDEVNEWVQKMKGADAILLGSPVHYSGIGGTMKSFLDRAFFVGGVNGSLFRHKVGACVVAVRRSGGVTTFDQLNHFINYSEMLVATSNYWNVIHGRVPGEALKDEEGVQIMSVLGKNMAWLMKLVQHGKGAVPAPEKEAKVMTNFVR
- a CDS encoding winged helix-turn-helix transcriptional regulator: MGNGQAAAQMVFRDKEYKCGIDVTLALVGGKWKASILWHLAQETMRFSDLQRQFSDTTRKMLTQQLRELEVDGLVHRKVYAQVPPKVEYSLTEKGKTIFPILDLMCEWGRTYLQEE
- a CDS encoding nitroreductase family protein, which codes for MLEFKVDREKCNHCGKCVADCIPRVIAMEQGYPAMAAEKEPYCYRCQHCFTICPTGAVSILGRRAEDSRLLEGNLPDPEQVETLIKGRRSVRQYLDQNLEPQLLQRLLEVAWHAPTGVNSRQVRFTVIDDKQKLAGFRAEVMAGLGRLVRENALPEAYAFFADFVRMWEEDGIDVLFRGAPHLVVASVPQTVASPMPDCIIALSYFELFAQSNGVGTVWDGLARIAINDLVPESRVRLGIPEDHLVGCAMAFGRPAVSYKRTVQHTPALIHRPL
- a CDS encoding Tll0287-like domain-containing protein, producing the protein MFKGLKPAALVLSVAIVLSANILSAGEKEESVATAMAEYLLSARAVLAQNQKLINDPAKGDKGFTPAVYEQQVRMEFLSRTSADITKMGDDDFGKALSDIHQSAKLVVAEAQPVINQQGKGFKGYNPAAFGAKVGATLEKRSQLRIKQTSLQFRADHNKPDEYETAVLKKFALGKGEQVHVEETELNGQKVLRYLVPLYVGKSCLTCHGDPAGSVDVSGYKREGYKEGELRGAISVAVPVM
- a CDS encoding acyl-[ACP]--phospholipid O-acyltransferase encodes the protein MTTYRQSSNPLAWLNATQFLGALNDNILKLLIIFFLIGRLGAAEAGAVTAGVGAAFVLPFLLLSAPAGSLADRLAKSRLIVWVKLFEVATTLLAVISFALRFEPALYLVVFLMGCHSALFAPAKYGVIPELVPKEGLSRANGLIESFTFLAIIVGTAIASALSQAAGGRYWLSACACLAVALTGLGSARLMGNTTQCNASRPVALLPTRILKTVNEMRRDRHLMLAVIGLAWFMFIGAFAQLNLIGYGIEELGLSEAQSGYLFLAAAFGIGIGSLLAAKLSGRDVEFGIVPLGATGLTLAPVLLHAVPGNLAASLVIIVGFGVSAGVFSLPLQTFIQLRADDSKRGEVLAASSFINWVGILAASGLTWLFSGPLGLSAAQGFSVVGAMTLILTALSFWALPDFLLRFLALLTMRVFYRIRIIGKDNLPVEGPALLIPNHVTWADALLLTATNQRRIRFVMERSIYNTPILNALFRLMGVIPVSSTDGKKEMLQFIKSARAALDQGYMVCIFAEGALTRNGMLGEFRGGFERIVKNSAYPIVPVYIGGAWGSILSYAHGRLLSRLPAFAPYPVTILFGAPMPAASRAVEVRQKVAELSCDYFESKKGERRPLPEYFVRTARQQWQRKAAADSSGKTLSYGRTLTGAVALAGKLKQEIGEAEHVGILLPPSAGGVMANLAISLLGKVPVNLNYTASEASFRSAIDQCGINTVITSHAFLEKLPNLPRLSGMIFLEELVPALSRFDKLAALVKARLFPVRFICRSAGFHPDRTATVIFSSGSTGEPKGVMLSHHNIMSNIEALRMVFRVDLNDNICSALPFFHSLGFTGTLWFPLVSGFSAAYHPNPMEGEKIAAVVREHKSTLLLATPTFLLAYLRRANREDFATLRLVITGAEKLKAKVADLFEEKFGVRPMEGYGATELSPVITLSLPDVEIDGVRQQGSKEGSVGHPIPGVAIKVVDPESGAVLAPGEAGMILVKGPNVMSGYLGRADKSEEVLRDGWYLTGDIGVMDEDGFIRITDRLSRFSKIGGEMVPHGALEDELHARLGQTGVLAVTAVPDEKKGEKLVVVYTRGATDAGALQRHLAESALPNLWKPARDCYLEVENLPMLCTGKLDLKGLKELALAEQHGIAHGFCG
- a CDS encoding c-type heme family protein, with protein sequence MPTITTRKMFTLLHVSLFLIVSAATIFTVNHQQRAQALVVAQEKARLILDHNLAIHSYFSNQLKPQLFQLTDLYRPKEYFNPVWMSSTYAVREIDLYNKAFSNSDFYYKECAINARSPRNEADPVERAFLEETRKDPRLAVKSFIREIEGKPYFVVMRRGESMEKSCLRCHSTPGAAPADMVARYGPERSFSREDRELVSAISIRIPLHEAYVNANKLSFELCFLLLAILGVSSGAQFLVMNRMLLNPLAVLRDRTDAILRDENRLGQDIPELSRAEELKELTVTFNQLSRHLRKEKDGLLEQVKERTAALESANQALEEDVREREQIQQELAAKVAQLQEALAKVRTLEGILPICSYCKKIRTDEESWQQLEQYISEHSDAHFSHGICPSCFDQLQESYKKRGARDPEE